Proteins encoded together in one Neobacillus sp. FSL H8-0543 window:
- a CDS encoding DeoR/GlpR family DNA-binding transcription regulator, which produces MLEPERHKIIIDALKSKNTVKLQELVELTNSSESTIRRDLIQLEQENFLKRVHGGAARLQGKLQEPSMIEKSSKNLQAKRQIAQYAGGLVEEGDCIYLDAGSTVFEMIPFLPSNIVVVTNGLTHTNELLENGIKTYLIGGFAKPNTKAIVGRGALDSLEHYRFDKCFMGVNGIHPQLGYTTPDQEEAMIKQRAISLSREAYVIADATKFSEISFAKITDLNKATIITNELDADTEEQFNHKTKIKVVTP; this is translated from the coding sequence ATGTTAGAACCAGAACGCCATAAAATTATTATAGATGCATTAAAGAGTAAGAATACGGTCAAGCTTCAAGAGCTTGTTGAGTTAACGAACTCATCAGAATCAACCATTCGCCGTGACCTCATCCAGTTAGAACAAGAGAATTTTCTTAAAAGGGTCCATGGCGGGGCTGCTAGGCTTCAGGGGAAACTTCAAGAGCCGAGTATGATAGAGAAATCCTCCAAAAACCTTCAAGCAAAACGGCAAATCGCTCAATATGCTGGTGGTTTAGTGGAAGAAGGAGATTGTATTTATCTAGATGCTGGATCAACTGTGTTTGAAATGATTCCTTTTCTTCCGTCCAATATCGTTGTTGTAACGAATGGCCTAACACATACAAATGAACTTCTTGAGAATGGGATTAAAACCTATTTAATCGGTGGATTTGCAAAGCCAAACACAAAGGCAATCGTTGGTCGCGGGGCCTTGGACAGCCTTGAACATTACCGTTTTGACAAGTGCTTTATGGGAGTTAACGGCATTCACCCTCAATTAGGGTACACAACTCCAGATCAGGAAGAAGCGATGATCAAGCAACGAGCTATTTCTTTATCTCGAGAAGCCTACGTCATTGCCGATGCAACAAAGTTCTCTGAAATCTCCTTTGCAAAAATAACAGACCTTAACAAAGCAACCATCATTACAAATGAACTAGACGCGGATACTGAGGAGCAATTTAACCACAAAACAAAAATAAAGGTAGTGACACCATGA
- a CDS encoding response regulator transcription factor, giving the protein MNNYFVLVVDDEKEIRDAIEIYLKNEGITVLKAKDGIEALEILNDHPVHLIILDIMMPRLDGISATFKIREKQNIPIIILSAKSEDTDKILGLQVGADDYVTKPFNAMELVARVKSQLRRFVTLGTYEGIKKVIDLNGLTLDKSAREVTAHGEWVKLTPIEYKIVELLMTNAGRVFSIDEIYERVWKEPCYNAENTVAVHIRKIREKIEIDPKNPRFLKVVWGIGYKMEK; this is encoded by the coding sequence ATGAACAATTACTTTGTGCTAGTAGTAGATGATGAAAAGGAAATTCGCGATGCTATCGAAATTTATTTGAAAAATGAAGGGATTACCGTGTTAAAAGCAAAGGATGGGATTGAAGCATTGGAAATCTTAAATGACCATCCAGTTCACCTTATTATCTTAGATATCATGATGCCTCGGCTTGATGGTATATCCGCCACCTTTAAAATTCGCGAGAAGCAAAATATCCCCATCATTATTTTAAGTGCAAAAAGTGAGGATACGGATAAGATATTAGGCCTCCAGGTGGGTGCTGATGACTATGTCACCAAACCCTTTAATGCAATGGAGCTTGTTGCCCGTGTGAAGTCTCAACTCAGGAGGTTTGTCACTTTAGGTACATATGAAGGGATTAAAAAAGTAATCGACCTTAACGGTTTAACCCTGGATAAGTCTGCAAGAGAAGTGACCGCTCATGGTGAGTGGGTGAAGCTTACGCCGATAGAATACAAAATTGTAGAGTTACTCATGACAAACGCTGGTCGGGTGTTTTCCATTGATGAAATTTATGAGCGGGTATGGAAAGAGCCTTGCTATAATGCGGAAAATACAGTAGCGGTCCACATCAGGAAAATCCGAGAAAAAATTGAAATTGATCCAAAGAATCCGAGATTTTTAAAGGTGGTGTGGGGAATTGGCTACAAAATGGAAAAGTAG